In Populus trichocarpa isolate Nisqually-1 chromosome 7, P.trichocarpa_v4.1, whole genome shotgun sequence, the following proteins share a genomic window:
- the LOC18101201 gene encoding putative B3 domain-containing protein At5g66980, with the protein MVKPKRNVSFSNEFFKVYLSDFSSRQLSLPPAFGIQFNGKNEALPKNATLKDGNAKIWQVGLVKREGDWVIKDGWKEFACYHSLVDGDFLIFKYDGSSEFEVELYGNNGLKNNGLKNNGLKKEGRGLENKLSIHVKEEQETEEDFIGSRPSTGCKQKDSNIEPRITRSQGLFGKSGPKSSETKIAKLGECKGAKAPSSVPREVPRFVMNITKITRFARIPKKFLRENNIELPKEIKLRDESGKLWPVQTSLWDSGYTVLTSGFSEFCRMNKLVPRDQCVFTFICSKGNLCNVIQVQVVRRGPRT; encoded by the exons aTGGTGAAACCTAAAAGAAACGTATCTTTTTCCAACGAATTCTTCAAAGTCTACCTTTCAGATTTCAGTTCCCGCCAACTG AGTTTACCACCTGCGTTTGGTATACAATTTAATGGAAAGAATGAAGCTTTACCGAAGAATGCTACACTTAAAGATGGGAATGCAAAGATTTGGCAAGTAGGGTTGGTGAAAAGAGAAGGGGACTGGGTTATTAAAGATGGGTGGAAAGAGTTTGCTTGTTATCATTCTTTAGTTGATGgagatttcttaatttttaagtaTGATGGGAGTTCTGAATTCGAAGTTGAATTGTATGGTAATAATGGATTGAAGAATAATGGATTGAAGAATAATGGATTGAAGAAAGAAGGTAGAGGTTTAGAGAATAAGCTTAGCATTCATGTGAAGGAGGAgcaagaaacagaagaagattTTATTGGTAGTAGGCCTAGTACTGGTTGCAAGCAGAAAGATTCAAACATTGAGCCTCGCATAACTCGATCGCAGG GTTTGTTTGGAAAAAGTGGACCTAAATCAAGTGAAACTAAGATAGCAAAACTTGGAGAATGCAAGGGGGCTAAAGCACCATCATCTGTTCCTCGTGAAGTTCCACGCTTTGTTATGAATATTACTAAAATTACTCGATTTGCA CGTATTCCTAAGAAATTCCTGCgagaaaataatattgaattgCCTAAAGAGATAAAACTTCGCGATGAGAGTGGGAAGTTATGGCCTGTGCAAACCAGTCTCTGGGACAGCGGCTATACAGTGCTTACTAGTGGATTCTCTGAGTTCTGCAGGATGAATAAGTTGGTACCAAGAGACCAGTGCGTTTTTACATTTATATGCTCAAAAGGCAATTTATGCAATGTAATACAGGTGCAAGTTGTTCGCCGGGGTCCCAGAACTTAA